A section of the Nitrososphaerota archaeon genome encodes:
- a CDS encoding ABC transporter ATP-binding protein → MVKVTLENVSKSYGTTKAVQNLNLTVNDGEFLSILGPSGCGKTTLLRMIAGLETISEGRILFNDKVMNDVPPKDRNVAMVFQSYALFPHMTVADNIGFPLTVRKTPKDEVDKRVREVADLLKIESLLERRPRQLSGGEQQRVAVGRAIVRKPDVLLMDEPLSNVDAKTRSYLRSELKLLHKKIRTTLIYVTHDQTEAMTMSDRIAVMRDGELLQIGTPENIYEHPKDIWIASFIGNLPMNFFDCVLLDRRGVRAIGGACFGPQSPKNLMELLKGLPDGAKFKLGVRPEDIEIHKTSTQGMTCEADVEILEPTGDSLVVTLKVGDELMKARVNPGFKIKNDEHVYLTFDWDRSHLFFLEDASSSKPETSEQH, encoded by the coding sequence ATGGTTAAAGTAACACTTGAGAACGTAAGCAAATCCTATGGCACAACTAAGGCTGTCCAAAACCTCAATCTTACAGTCAACGATGGGGAATTTCTATCAATCCTCGGTCCCTCGGGCTGCGGAAAAACAACACTTCTCAGAATGATAGCTGGCCTAGAAACCATCTCCGAGGGCAGAATCCTCTTCAATGACAAGGTCATGAATGATGTTCCGCCTAAAGATCGCAATGTAGCCATGGTCTTCCAGAGCTACGCTCTCTTTCCACACATGACTGTCGCAGACAACATCGGCTTCCCACTTACAGTCAGAAAAACTCCTAAAGACGAGGTCGATAAACGTGTTCGAGAAGTAGCGGATCTCCTGAAAATAGAATCCCTACTCGAACGAAGACCAAGACAGCTCAGCGGCGGAGAGCAGCAGCGAGTAGCAGTGGGTCGCGCGATAGTCCGAAAACCCGATGTGCTCCTGATGGATGAACCTCTCTCCAATGTGGACGCAAAAACCCGCTCATACTTGAGATCGGAGCTAAAGTTGCTTCACAAGAAGATCCGGACAACCTTGATCTACGTCACTCACGACCAGACGGAAGCAATGACAATGTCAGACCGCATCGCCGTTATGAGGGACGGCGAACTCCTTCAGATAGGAACACCAGAGAACATATACGAACACCCGAAAGACATCTGGATAGCGAGCTTCATAGGCAACCTCCCAATGAACTTCTTCGACTGCGTCCTGCTTGATAGGCGCGGTGTCAGAGCAATCGGCGGAGCCTGCTTCGGTCCACAATCCCCCAAGAACCTTATGGAGTTGCTGAAAGGACTTCCAGACGGAGCAAAATTCAAGCTCGGCGTCAGACCTGAGGACATAGAGATCCATAAAACAAGTACGCAGGGGATGACCTGCGAAGCGGATGTCGAGATACTAGAGCCAACTGGAGATAGCCTAGTCGTTACGTTAAAGGTGGGCGACGAGCTGATGAAGGCGCGTGTAAACCCGGGCTTCAAGATAAAGAATGATGAGCATGTCTACTTAACCTTCGACTGGGATAGATCCCACCTATTCTTCCTAGAAGATGCCAGCAGCAGTAAGCCGGAGACCTCTGAACAACACTAA
- a CDS encoding DUF504 domain-containing protein, translating into MKGRKGVLEEVLSRALHADDPGKYSVVYREFNRAREVGLLEFLELSENFTTVPASRIILVKKEGSEVLYRTSRSDLLKLLGENTFT; encoded by the coding sequence TTGAAGGGTCGAAAAGGTGTTCTTGAAGAGGTGCTTAGTAGAGCGCTTCACGCTGATGATCCTGGGAAATACTCTGTTGTGTACCGTGAGTTCAACAGGGCGCGAGAGGTAGGGCTGCTGGAGTTTCTTGAACTATCTGAAAATTTCACGACTGTTCCGGCGAGTCGAATTATCCTCGTCAAGAAGGAGGGAAGTGAGGTGCTCTACAGAACATCCCGGAGCGACCTGTTGAAACTCCTTGGTGAAAACACGTTTACATAG